A single genomic interval of Alligator mississippiensis isolate rAllMis1 chromosome 15, rAllMis1, whole genome shotgun sequence harbors:
- the LOC132245753 gene encoding claw keratin-like, which yields MSCTDLCYPSSGLACPRPFADSCNEACVRQCPDSRAVIQPPPVVVTFPGPILSNFPQDSIVGSTGVPAMGHGAAGGTALSGGAAGPGGSLGYGGLYGNNFVSGGYGGYGGYGGYGGYGGYGSLYGLGSYGGSGGLGGYGGLCGYGGYGGYGGWGSSCYGLGSGIGYGRCYSPYYSRRYRYGICAPC from the coding sequence ATGTCCTGCACTGACCTGTGCTACCCATCAAGTGGGCTCGCCTGCCCAAGGCCCTTTGCTGACAGCTGCAATGAGGCCTGTGTCAGACAATGCCCTGACTCGAGGGCAGTGATCCAGCCACCACCAGTTGTCGTGACCTTCCCAGGCCCCATTCTCAGCAACTTCCCTCAGGACAGCATCGTGGGATCCACAGGAGTGCCTGCTATGGGCCATGGAGCTGCTGGAGGAACTGCCCTGTCTGGGGGCGCCGCTGGTCCTGGGGGAAGTCTTGGTTATGGAGGCTTATATGGGAACAATTTTGTTTCTGGGGGCTATGGTGGTTATGGGGGCTATGGTGGTTATGGGGGCTATGGTGGTTATGGGAGCCTGTATGGTTTGGGGAGCTATGGTGGTTCTGGGGGCCTTGGTGGTTATGGGGGCCTCTGTGGTTATGGAGGCTATGGTGGCTATGGAGGCTGGGGTAGCTCCTGCTATGGTCTTGGCTCTGGCATCGGTTATGGAAGATGTTACAGCCCTTACTATTCCCGTCGGTACCGTTACGGAATCTGCGCACCATGCTAA